GAAGAGGTCATTTCAGATGCTGTTGGTAAAACATATGGGGCATATGATTCATCTAAGTCTAAGAAGTCTAGCAAGGTCCATATGATTTATCTTCCCTAATAGCTAATTGATGACTGCTTCCTTGAAAACAGTTTTCCTTGATTTGGATGTTTGATAGTAATTTTGTTGAGGGTTTAACATCTTTTTTCTGCAGGGACGTGGTACGATCCCGCTCAACTCAGGTGCCAGGGAGATGGCTGCGATCCTTGATACAGCTCTTCTCCAAGCACTTCTACACACAGGCCAGTCTGGAGCTGCGATAGAGTTATTAAAGGGTGTCAACTACTGTGACGTTAAAATTTGTGAGGAGATTCTCATGAAAAGTAAAAGTTATCCGGCACTATTAGAATTGTTCAAGAGTAATTTGATGCACCATGAAGCCCTTAAGCTTCTTAATCAGCTGTCGGAGGAGTCCAAATCAAACCAGTCACAAACTGAAGCTACACAGATATTTAGTCCTGAGTTGATCATTGAATATCTCAAGGCAGGTTTTCTAGGTGCTAACCTTTGGTCTCGTCTATTATTAGATTCTAAATGGTTATAGAAAACTAaaattctaaactaaaatttattagaACAATAGAACCGATTGAAGATAACTTAGTCTACATTCCCATTTTAAACTTGAGTATTCTAAGAGGCAGCTGTGAGATGCTAATTGTCTGTTGGTGGATTTCTCTCTGCAGCCTCTCTGCAGGACTGATCCTATGCTTGTCTTGGAGTACTCTATGCTTGTCCTTGAAAGCTGTCCAACTCAAACCATCGACTTGTTTTTGTCTGGAAATATCTCGGCTGACCTTGTCAATTCGTATCTGAAGCAGCATGCTCCAAGTATGCAGGGTAGATATTTAGAACTCATGATGGCAATGAATGAAACCGCAGTTTCTGGAAATCTCCAAAACGAGATGGTGAGGAAATATCACTTTATGGGAAGCATTTTTCATTGAAATTACGTTACATATTGTTGGCACTAACCATTTTGGATAACTTTACAGGTACAAATCTACCTTTCGGAGGTGCTTGACTTGTATGCTGCAAAAAGTGCGCAGCAGCAATGGGATGAGAAGGATCATCCTCCGGAAAGGAAAAAACTATTGTCTGCGTTAGAGAGCATCTCTGGGTACAGTCCACAGCCTTTGCTGAAGCGTCTTCCACGTGATGCTCTCTATGAAGAGCGTGCAGTTATATTGGGAAAAATGAATCAACATGAGCTTGCTTTGTCGATCTATGTTCATAAGGTACCAATCGATAATCTCCACATATACAGATTGATTTCCTTGAACAAATTATCTTCTACATGTTGGCTACCTGTGCTTATAAAACACTTCGATATGCAAATGCATTGTGTAGATATATCGTTGTATAGATAAGTAATTTGTGAAACTATATAGAATTCAGATATCCTTGGAGTCTATGGAGTGTTTCTTATGGCTTAACTcattgggtttttttcttttcttatagcTTCATGCACCTGATCTGGCACTGGCTTACTGTGATCGTATATATGAGTCCGTTTCTTACCTACCGTCTGGAAAACCGTCAAGCAATATCTACCTCACAGTGCTGCAAATATACCTGAACCCAAAGAAAAGCGCAAAGGACTTTGCAAAACGGATTGTAGCTGTAGGATCATTCGAAAGTTCAGACACCACGAAGATGATGGACTCTGTTTTGTCTTCAAAAGTTAAAGGAGGTCGATCCAAGAAAATTGTTGCAATAGAAGGTGCTGAGGATATGCGATTTGGTCTCAGTAGCAGCACTGACAGTGGAAGAAGCGATGTTGATGCTGAAGAACCCATGGAAGAAGGAGACTCCACCGTTATGATTTCTGAAGTTCTTGATCTGTTGAGCCAAAGGTGGGAAAGGATCAATGGTGCACAAGCCCTTAAGCTTCTACCTAGAGAAACGAAGCTCCAGGTAAAATGTTTTGAATCTGACTTGTCTCGTAACTAGTTACTAGCATCTTATTCAAGCTTACCCAATTCTTTATCCAATTCCTTACAGAACCTGCTTCCGTTTCTTGCACCCCTTCTAAGAAACTCAAGTGAAGCACACAGGAACTATTCAGTCATCAAGAGTTTGCGGCAGAGTGAAAACTTACAGGTATGTTTGTGTTTCTGGAAGTCAAAGTAATCACATGCATAAACCCATATCTTTCTCGATCAAATCTTATTTGGAATAAGTCAACTGAAACCACATATGCTTACTATAAACTACTGGCACCTAGCATAAAAAGAAATAGGTGAAAGAAGAACTTGATGTCATTTGTAACGAAGCAAATAAATGTGAAACAAATAGGTGAAAGAAGAACTGTACAAACATAGGAAAGGAGTAGCGCAAGTAACAAGCGAGAGCATGTGCTCATTGTGCAACAAAAAGATAGGCACAAGCGTCTTTGCTGTTTACCCCAACGGGAAAACGTTAGTTCACTTTGTCTGCTTCAGAGATTCTCAAGGTATGAAAGCTGTTTCAAAGACATCACATGGAAGAAGACGNATCTGTTGAGCCAAAGGTGGGAAAGGATCAATGGTGCACAAGCCCTCAAGCTTCTACCTAGAGAAACGAAGCTCCAGGTAAAATGTTTTGAATCTGACTTGTCTCGTAACTAGTTACTAGCATCTTATTCAAGCTTACCCAATTCTTTATCCAATTCCTTACAGAACCTGCTTCCGTTTCTTGCACCCCTTCTAAGAAACTCAAGTGAAGCACACAGGAACTATTCAGTCATCAAGAGTTTGCGGCAGAGTGAAAACTTACAGGTATGTTTGTGTTTCTGGAAGTCAAAGTAATCACATGCATAAACCCATATCTTTCTCGATCAAATCTTATTTGGAATAAGTCAACTGAAACCACATATGCTTACTATAAACTACTGGCACCTAGCATAAAAAGAAATAGGTGAAAGAAGAACTTGATGTCATTTGTAACGAAGCAAATAAATGTGAAACAAATAGGTGAAAGAAGAACTGTACAAACATAGGAAAGGAGTAGCGCAAGTAACAAGCGAGAGCATGTGCTCATTGTGCAACAAAAAGATAGGCACAAGCGTCTTTGCTGTTTACCCCAACGGGAAAACGTTAGTTCACTTTGTCTGCTTCAGAGATTCTCAAGGTATGAAAGCTGTTTCAAAGACATCACatggaagaagacgatgaggtCATCATCATTCCTGTAACAAAGACAGGTTTAAAGcatctttattctttttacAAAACTCCAAAGTGCAGTTAAAGAAAAAGCTCTTTTCGTTGTGTGTCTGTTTATAGAGAGCTGGAGCTAATAtttttgtggtattttcttatttattggTTGACAATGATGTGGTCTTGAGGAAACCAGTTTGGCTCTTGTTGTAAAATCTGTTTCCTGAGTTGGTTTATATAAGAGACTTTGTGTAATTGGGACTATAAGAGATTTTGTGTAATTGGGACTTGGTCATGAGTGATGTGTAGCTCTCTTTgatcattgaatatataaatttattagttaACAATTatactttatttaatttaacttcaaaaaaaaaatgctttgaCGTGATGGACCGGGAAACCTGAATTGGGCCGTGCCTATATAAGGCGATAGTTCGTTACGTTATGGGCTTGAATGGGTGTAAAACACGCTGTCTCGTTCGTTACGTCGGGGAATGAgagaaccaaagaagaagaatggagtaACTATGGGCTTTGCAATGCAACGAATGGAGTAACTGATCTTGTTGCTTTTGAGGTCTAgaattgttcttttctttttcattttttttttctgtgttccTTTCTTATTTTTAAGTTGTTAGATGCGGTATGGCTAAAACGAGCTGACGTTACCTATGCTAAATCggtaattaaaagtttaaacaggTTATATAGCACATTGATTTTTGTCATGCATGCCATGCATTATGATTTTACATATAGAGCAAGAAATGTGCCTTACTTAGGAATAAATGCAGGGTAGATTATAATAGTGTCTTGGGGTAATCGTTAGATCTCGTGTTCTACGAAGCaaagagcagagagagagagagagaggcataTTTTGGGAAAGCGGTGGTCGTATCTCAATTGAACCAAAAATTAACCAATCTCAAGACCGATCCGATTCTCTTTGTTCCCTCTCTCTCTGGGTCTCTTCTTGGTGttcttttaatctttatatattCATCATTTATACTCTTTCCTGTTTTACGTATTTTGTCCATTCGTGTTTGGCGGCACACGATCAACAAGattattattgtattgatatatcTTAACTGTgttttattattgatataaaTTAACCTCAGTATGTTTGTTCTGGAATATTAGTGTTTTGACAACACTTAATTATATTGAAAAATGTACACCGTAAATAAGATAATGtatctcaaatatttttatatgacaaACATAAAACttacaattatttaatattaattgatttttaattcaaaGCTTATAAAGTAAACATAGTTTAAAAAACGTAACACATTTTGACCTAACCCATACTTGAATCATTTGCTTTAACTGAAATTGGTTCGGTCGatctaatttaaatttattattgatgCAAAACCATATTACTTGGTGCtggatgaaaatatatatatatatatatatatatatatatatatatNNNNNNNNNNNNNNNNNNNNNNNNNNNNNNNNNNNNNNNNNNNNNNNNNNNNNNNNNNNNNNNNNNNNNNNNNNNNNNNNNNNNNNNNNNNNNNNNNNNNNNNNNNNNNNNNNNNNNNNNNNNNNNNNNNNNNNNNNNNNNNNNNNNNNNNNNNNNNNNNNNNNNNNNNNNNNNNNNNNNNNNNNNNNNNNNNNNNNNNNNNNNNNNNNNNNNNNNNNNNNNNNNNNNNNNNNNNNNNNNNNNNNNNNNNNNNNNNNNNNNNNNNNNNNNNNNNNNNNNNNNNNNNNNNNNNNNNNNNNNNNNNNNNNNNNNNNNNNNNNNNNNNNNNNNNNNNNNNNNNNNNNNNNNNNNNNNNNNNNNNNNNNNNNNNNNNNNNNNNNNNNNNNNNNNNNNNNNNNNNNNNNNNNNNNNNNNNNNNNNNNNNNNNNNNNNNNNNNNNNNNNNTATGTTCTTGGAGAATAACGTAACTTCGTTATTTGAATCAAAAATAACAGATAGAAGGGAAAGAGGAGGATAAGGGATAAAGTCAAGATGAGCTTAGAGCTACAGAGTGTACTCATTTGATGAGTTCATTCTCTTTGtaccctttttattttatataatttaaatttgagtTGGAGTTTGCTTCTTTGACTAATCAATAGAAATATAgaatctctctatctctgtctcatcaagctaaagaaagaacacaatatgtttaattgctttaaaatCTTTGCAAAGTATCTCACTTGGGTCACATTTACCTTTATTCCTTTTTATTCCACTTCTAACTAGAACATTGGCTAGTTTGATTCCTTAACTCCTTAAAAGCACCGATCTTGGCGATTACGATCTCTCATGCATTGGCCATTATATCGTATCAACATTCAAGGCTTTTTACACATACAAATCAAGTGAATAAAAATACAATAGGCTCCTCATGCATAGATGAGAGTAGGACACGTCAAATTAGTGAAGCAAAGCGATGACGTGTGAAAGAAGGGGAGAGATTCGGAAAGAGAAAGAGGGTTTCGAGATGATCGtgatcaaagagagagagagagagaccagatCCTTGGAAGACCGTGACATTGCCAGTCACGTGCTTCTTTTTTGACTACCTTCCCCTCTCTGCTGCTGCTTTAACTGCAGATGtacttatcatttttatttacttactttacaatttaaaatattactcCATAGAAGTGCACATCAAAAACACTGTAGTTTGC
The sequence above is a segment of the Camelina sativa cultivar DH55 chromosome 10, Cs, whole genome shotgun sequence genome. Coding sequences within it:
- the LOC104716474 gene encoding vam6/Vps39-like protein (The sequence of the model RefSeq protein was modified relative to this genomic sequence to represent the inferred CDS: added 11 bases not found in genome assembly), producing MVHNAYDSFQLLKDCPARIDAVESYGSKLFAGCYDGSLRIYSPPESSASDPSELHQETYVLETTVSGFSKKPIVAMEVLASRELLLSLSESIAFHGLPNLETVAVITKAKGANAYSWDDRRGYLCFSRQKRVCVYKHDGGGGFVEVRDYGVPDTVKSISWTGENICLGIRKEYVILNTANGTISEVFPSGRVAPPLVISLPSGELILGKENIGVFVDQNGKLLQTERLCWSEAPTAIVIQNPYAIALLPRRVEIRLLRSPYPLIQTIVLQNIRRLVKSNNAVIVGLDNSVYVLFPVSIGAQIVQLTASGNFEEALALCKLLPPEESSLRAAKESSIHTRFAHYLFDNGSYEEAMEHFLASQVDITHVLSMYPSIVLPKTTIIPQPEKMVDVSGDEASLSRGSSGISDDMESSSPRYFLESEDNEALESKKMSHNTLMALIKYLQKRRPAIIEKATSEGTEEVISDAVGKTYGAYDSSKSKKSSKGRGTIPLNSGAREMAAILDTALLQALLHTGQSGAAIELLKGVNYCDVKICEEILMKSKSYPALLELFKSNLMHHEALKLLNQLSEESKSNQSQTEATQIFSPELIIEYLKPLCRTDPMLVLEYSMLVLESCPTQTIDLFLSGNISADLVNSYLKQHAPSMQGRYLELMMAMNETAVSGNLQNEMVQIYLSEVLDLYAAKSAQQQWDEKDHPPERKKLLSALESISGYSPQPLLKRLPRDALYEERAVILGKMNQHELALSIYVHKLHAPDLALAYCDRIYESVSYLPSGKPSSNIYLTVLQIYLNPKKSAKDFAKRIVAVGSFESSDTTKMMDSVLSSKVKGGRSKKIVAIEGAEDMRFGLSSSTDSGRSDVDAEEPMEEGDSTVMISEVLDLLSQRWERINGAQALKLLPRETKLQNLLPFLAPLLRNSSEAHRNYSVIKSLRQSENLQVKEELYKHRKGVAQVTSESMCSLCNKKIGTSVFAVYPNGKTLVHFVCFRDSQGMKAVSKTSHGRRR